In the genome of Myxococcus stipitatus, one region contains:
- a CDS encoding erythromycin esterase family protein, producing the protein MKLLRILWLLFPLACAGTSASHVVPPTETPSAQPAPAVTTAAVEGRVESSEKTPVAGAVVALIPAREDWDPDRAPPAGRMLTGPDGRFRFEGLAAGEYGVTVSAPRHEAAFLMGVKLAEGATPHLLDVVLQPAKHIVRGRVKTDSGAPVPEVWLNVGRHSDFLGDMLYARTDARGRFEVPLPVAGYGVSVHVAGFTPAGRSFNVTAEESTTELDLTVRALPETTPPAPEVVSWVKQSLVPLTTVEAGHGFEDLRPLKPWLSRARIVALGEATHGSREFFQLKHRMLEYLATELGFTVFAIEASFGESLVVNDYVLHGKGDPAKALAGLYFWTWDTEEVLALIRWMRAYNEDPRHTRKLKFYGVDMQATSASTRAVLDFFARVDPAFHQRLVGPMTPFLDEANPRTREVESGKVLAGLVADIEARLARLSKRKGSEKAHALVARHARVLGQFAASVEAQFTDTNLRDRAMAENARWILEHEGSDARMVLWAHNGHVAASQERDMEPMGKHLREALGDQLYVFGFAFNQGEFQAIHSPSEPNEARRGLSVHAVPAAEVGWLDGTLALAEVPRFALDLRGLPGEGVVRDYFMRARYTRNYGAVFSKVIPPRISKAAKEYDGLLFVERTVAAIATPTGRRPPPPPKAAGPSGRL; encoded by the coding sequence GTGAAGCTCCTCCGCATCCTGTGGCTGCTGTTTCCCCTGGCGTGTGCTGGCACCAGTGCGTCCCACGTCGTCCCTCCGACCGAGACGCCCTCGGCACAGCCTGCTCCGGCCGTCACCACGGCGGCCGTGGAGGGACGCGTCGAGAGCAGTGAGAAGACACCGGTGGCGGGCGCGGTGGTCGCGCTCATCCCCGCGCGGGAGGACTGGGACCCGGACCGTGCACCTCCAGCGGGCCGGATGCTCACCGGGCCGGATGGGCGCTTCCGCTTCGAGGGACTCGCGGCGGGCGAGTACGGCGTGACGGTCAGCGCTCCTCGGCACGAAGCGGCCTTCCTCATGGGCGTGAAGCTCGCCGAGGGGGCGACACCGCATTTGCTGGACGTGGTGCTCCAGCCGGCGAAGCACATCGTGCGCGGGCGTGTGAAGACGGACTCGGGCGCGCCTGTTCCGGAGGTCTGGCTGAACGTGGGGCGGCACAGCGACTTCCTGGGGGACATGCTGTACGCGCGGACGGATGCGCGGGGCCGCTTCGAGGTGCCGCTGCCTGTCGCGGGCTACGGCGTCAGTGTTCACGTGGCGGGCTTCACGCCCGCGGGGCGCTCGTTCAACGTCACGGCGGAGGAGTCCACGACGGAGCTGGACCTGACCGTCCGAGCGCTCCCGGAGACCACGCCTCCCGCGCCCGAGGTGGTGTCGTGGGTGAAGCAATCGCTGGTGCCGCTGACCACCGTGGAGGCGGGACATGGATTCGAGGACCTGCGGCCCCTGAAGCCGTGGCTCTCGAGGGCCCGCATCGTGGCGCTGGGGGAGGCGACGCACGGGAGCCGGGAGTTCTTCCAGCTGAAGCACCGGATGCTGGAGTACCTGGCCACGGAGCTGGGCTTCACCGTCTTCGCCATCGAGGCCAGCTTCGGCGAGTCGCTCGTGGTGAATGACTACGTCCTCCATGGGAAGGGAGACCCGGCCAAGGCCTTGGCGGGGCTCTACTTCTGGACCTGGGACACGGAGGAGGTGCTGGCGCTCATCCGGTGGATGCGTGCGTACAACGAGGACCCGCGCCACACGCGCAAGCTCAAGTTCTACGGCGTGGACATGCAGGCCACGTCCGCCTCGACGCGGGCGGTCCTGGACTTCTTCGCGCGGGTGGACCCGGCGTTCCATCAGCGACTCGTGGGGCCGATGACGCCGTTCCTCGACGAAGCGAACCCGCGGACGCGAGAGGTGGAGTCAGGCAAGGTGCTGGCGGGGCTCGTCGCGGACATTGAGGCGCGTCTGGCCAGGTTGTCGAAGCGCAAGGGCTCGGAGAAGGCCCACGCGCTGGTGGCGCGCCATGCCCGAGTCCTGGGGCAGTTCGCGGCCTCGGTGGAGGCCCAGTTCACGGACACGAACCTCCGGGACCGGGCGATGGCGGAGAACGCTCGCTGGATTCTCGAGCATGAGGGCTCGGATGCTCGGATGGTCCTCTGGGCGCACAACGGACACGTCGCCGCGTCTCAGGAGCGCGACATGGAGCCGATGGGCAAGCACCTGCGCGAGGCGCTGGGGGACCAGCTCTACGTCTTCGGGTTCGCCTTCAACCAGGGCGAGTTCCAGGCCATCCACAGCCCGAGCGAGCCGAACGAGGCGCGCCGAGGTCTCAGCGTCCACGCGGTTCCGGCCGCGGAGGTGGGGTGGCTGGACGGGACGCTCGCGCTGGCGGAGGTGCCTCGGTTCGCCTTGGACCTGCGAGGGTTGCCTGGCGAGGGCGTGGTGAGGGACTACTTCATGCGGGCTCGGTATACGCGCAACTACGGAGCGGTCTTCAGCAAGGTCATCCCGCCGCGCATCTCCAAGGCGGCGAAGGAGTACGACGGCCTGCTTTTCGTGGAACGAACGGTCGCTGCCATCGCGACGCCCACGGGCCGGCGCCCGCCTCCACCGCCCAAGGCCGCTGGCCCCTCGGGCCGATTGTGA
- a CDS encoding erythromycin esterase family protein — MAVQSEPASLATVEGLVESGTKTPVEGAVVALIPARKEWDSEKEPPAGRMLTGPDGRFRFQGLAPGEYGLTVSSPRHEAVFLMDVKLAAGGSALQRDVVLQPAKHVVRGRLKTDVGGPVADTWVQVIRKSEFLSDVLYVRADARGQFEVPLPVGRYTVEAPERGYMLADHHLDVRAEDSTRDVDLTLLLLPETAPAAPEVVSWVKQSLVPLTTVEAGHGFADLQPLKPWLAKARVVALGEATHGTREFFQLKHRLMEFLVTELGFNIFALEGNFAEALVINDYVLHGKGDEAQVLDNLFQIWRTEEVMALIRWMRAYNADPRHTRKLKFYGVDMQDTVRPTRALLDFFARVDPAFHQRLVGPMARFLDEKTWRARQAEAGQALAPLVADIEARLRQLPRRKGSEKEHALMARHARLLWQCATQLSNPEPDWSAISHRDRAMAENARWVLEQEGADARMVLWAHNGHVSTAQVGNLVPMGQHLREVLGDALYSFGFAFNQGGLRAVHESLMVAKKPRVYTAHSVPPAEAGSLDETLVRAQVPLFALDLRGLPAQGAARDFFTQTRTWRNYGFVFTGNDSPAPTRSAKEFDGLFFVDHTSAAIAMPERPPPGENASTPPP, encoded by the coding sequence GTGGCCGTGCAATCCGAGCCCGCTTCCCTGGCCACGGTGGAGGGGCTCGTCGAGAGCGGGACGAAGACACCGGTGGAGGGCGCGGTGGTCGCGCTCATCCCCGCGCGCAAGGAGTGGGACTCGGAAAAGGAACCGCCTGCGGGCCGGATGCTCACCGGTCCTGATGGACGCTTCCGCTTCCAGGGGCTCGCTCCGGGCGAGTACGGCCTGACCGTCAGCTCACCCCGGCACGAGGCGGTCTTCCTCATGGATGTGAAGCTCGCGGCGGGGGGCTCGGCACTTCAGCGGGATGTCGTGCTCCAGCCCGCGAAGCACGTCGTGCGAGGGCGCTTGAAGACAGACGTGGGCGGACCCGTCGCGGACACCTGGGTGCAGGTGATACGGAAGAGCGAATTCCTCTCGGATGTCCTGTACGTCCGCGCGGATGCCCGGGGCCAGTTCGAGGTTCCGCTGCCCGTCGGCCGGTACACCGTGGAAGCCCCGGAGAGGGGCTACATGTTGGCGGACCACCACCTCGACGTGCGCGCGGAGGACTCCACGCGAGACGTGGACCTGACCCTTCTCTTGCTGCCGGAGACCGCGCCGGCGGCACCGGAGGTGGTGTCGTGGGTGAAGCAGTCGCTGGTGCCGCTGACCACCGTGGAGGCGGGACATGGGTTCGCCGACCTGCAACCCCTGAAGCCCTGGCTCGCGAAAGCGCGCGTCGTGGCGCTGGGGGAGGCGACCCATGGCACCCGGGAGTTCTTCCAACTGAAGCACCGGTTGATGGAGTTCCTGGTCACGGAGCTGGGCTTCAACATCTTCGCGCTGGAGGGCAATTTCGCCGAGGCGCTCGTCATCAATGACTACGTCCTTCACGGAAAGGGTGACGAGGCCCAGGTGCTCGACAACCTCTTCCAGATCTGGCGGACCGAGGAGGTGATGGCCCTCATTCGATGGATGCGGGCGTACAACGCGGACCCGCGGCACACGCGCAAGCTCAAGTTCTACGGCGTGGACATGCAGGACACGGTTCGCCCGACACGAGCCCTCCTGGACTTCTTCGCCCGAGTAGACCCGGCGTTCCACCAGCGACTCGTGGGGCCGATGGCGCGGTTCCTGGATGAAAAGACGTGGCGGGCGCGTCAGGCGGAGGCGGGCCAGGCATTGGCTCCGCTCGTCGCGGACATCGAGGCGCGCTTGCGCCAGTTGCCACGACGCAAGGGCTCCGAGAAGGAGCACGCGCTGATGGCTCGACATGCCCGGCTGCTCTGGCAATGCGCCACGCAGCTATCGAACCCGGAGCCCGACTGGAGCGCGATCAGCCATCGGGACCGGGCGATGGCGGAGAATGCCCGCTGGGTCCTGGAGCAGGAGGGCGCCGATGCTCGAATGGTCCTCTGGGCGCACAACGGACACGTCTCCACCGCGCAGGTGGGCAACCTCGTGCCCATGGGCCAGCACCTGCGCGAAGTGCTGGGCGATGCGCTGTACTCCTTCGGGTTTGCGTTCAACCAGGGGGGACTGCGGGCGGTCCACGAGTCGCTCATGGTGGCCAAGAAGCCACGCGTCTACACGGCCCACTCCGTTCCGCCGGCGGAGGCCGGTTCGCTGGACGAGACGCTCGTGAGGGCCCAGGTGCCCCTGTTTGCCTTGGACCTGAGAGGACTCCCCGCCCAGGGCGCGGCGCGGGACTTCTTCACCCAGACGCGCACTTGGAGAAACTACGGCTTTGTCTTCACCGGGAATGACAGTCCTGCGCCAACGAGGAGCGCCAAGGAGTTCGACGGCTTGTTCTTCGTGGACCACACGAGCGCGGCCATCGCCATGCCCGAGCGTCCACCTCCTGGAGAGAATGCATCGACGCCTCCTCCTTGA
- a CDS encoding PAS domain-containing sensor histidine kinase — MGDNHPLSLNSSDGVITYSRGERSNRDTADQLRLLIASVTDYAILTLDVRGHIASWNLGAERIKGYRASEILGQHFSRFYPPEDVAWGKPDWELESAIRLGRFEDEGWRLRKDGTRFWANVVITALFDESGELRGFGKVTRDFTQRKHAEETRELERLREALHARDEFLSVASHELKTPLTPLQLKLSSLRRAAEKHPESLLSDGKLSRELAAASSQVRKLADLIDDLLDVSRINVGRLPLQPERMDLAALLRDVAVRYGPQAASLGCGLDVSASHAVEGTWDRRRMEQAVTNLLTNAIKYGAGKPIHLHVSANDTVALLSVRDEGIGIAPVHQRRIFERFVRAVSDPHYGGMGLGLFITHQIVEAHHGTITVESELGKGSTFTLRIPREGLVATCGPTAVPRV, encoded by the coding sequence TCGCGAGCGTCACGGACTACGCCATCCTGACGCTGGACGTGAGGGGCCATATCGCGAGCTGGAACCTGGGGGCCGAGCGCATCAAGGGCTACCGGGCGAGCGAAATCCTGGGCCAGCACTTCAGCCGCTTCTATCCCCCCGAGGATGTCGCCTGGGGCAAGCCTGACTGGGAGCTCGAGTCCGCCATCCGGCTGGGCCGCTTCGAGGACGAGGGCTGGCGCCTGCGCAAGGACGGGACGCGGTTCTGGGCGAACGTCGTCATCACCGCGCTGTTCGACGAGAGCGGCGAGCTGCGGGGCTTCGGCAAGGTGACGCGGGACTTCACCCAGCGCAAGCACGCCGAGGAGACCCGGGAGCTGGAGCGGCTGCGCGAGGCGCTGCACGCGCGGGACGAGTTCCTGTCCGTCGCCTCGCACGAATTGAAGACGCCGCTCACGCCGCTGCAGCTGAAGCTGTCCTCGCTGCGGCGCGCGGCGGAGAAGCACCCCGAGTCGCTCCTGTCCGACGGGAAGCTGTCTCGGGAGCTGGCCGCCGCGAGCAGCCAGGTGCGCAAGCTGGCGGACCTCATCGACGACCTGCTGGATGTCTCACGCATCAACGTGGGACGGCTTCCGCTCCAGCCGGAGCGGATGGACCTGGCGGCGCTCCTGCGGGACGTGGCCGTGCGCTACGGACCGCAGGCGGCCTCCTTGGGGTGCGGCCTGGATGTGTCGGCGTCGCACGCCGTCGAGGGGACCTGGGACCGGCGGCGGATGGAGCAGGCCGTGACGAACCTGCTGACGAACGCCATCAAGTACGGCGCGGGCAAGCCCATCCACCTGCACGTGAGCGCGAACGACACCGTGGCGCTGCTCTCCGTGCGGGACGAGGGCATTGGCATCGCCCCGGTGCATCAGCGCCGCATCTTCGAGCGCTTCGTGCGCGCCGTCTCGGACCCGCACTACGGCGGCATGGGGCTGGGCCTCTTCATCACCCATCAGATTGTCGAAGCCCACCATGGGACCATCACGGTGGAGAGCGAGCTGGGGAAGGGCTCGACCTTCACGTTGCGGATTCCCCGGGAGGGACTCGTGGCGACGTGTGGCCCCACGGCGGTGCCTCGGGTCTGA